A genomic region of Bacteroidales bacterium contains the following coding sequences:
- a CDS encoding SDR family NAD(P)-dependent oxidoreductase, giving the protein MKYKTILITGASDGIGKETAKTLAKQGHTIILHGRNKQKLQIVYNEIKTETGNKNIDMFTADFLSLAEIKRFADTIKKKYDHLDVLINNAGAQFTNKREITADGHEKTMMINVFAPFLLTTLLLNLLKKSPSARVVTVSSAAHGMSGKPYLDDIELKNHYSMSRAYGLSKLYIIWVMRHFVTEMKKERINNITFNSVHPGSVRTNLARESSASFMYRIIMFLWQPMLISLTKGAKSSIETAISPELEGVTGKYFGPKGEEKPNEKYYSLENEQKIWDYCKKVTEDYI; this is encoded by the coding sequence ATGAAGTACAAGACAATTTTAATCACTGGAGCTTCGGACGGAATCGGGAAAGAGACCGCCAAAACGCTTGCAAAACAAGGACACACAATCATTCTCCACGGTCGCAATAAACAAAAATTGCAAATCGTTTATAACGAAATCAAAACCGAAACAGGAAACAAAAACATTGACATGTTTACTGCCGACTTCCTTTCGCTAGCCGAAATTAAACGCTTTGCGGATACAATCAAAAAGAAATACGATCATTTGGATGTACTTATCAATAATGCGGGAGCACAATTTACCAACAAAAGGGAAATCACCGCTGACGGACACGAAAAAACAATGATGATTAACGTGTTTGCTCCTTTTCTTTTAACAACGCTTTTGCTCAACTTACTCAAGAAAAGCCCTTCCGCACGAGTTGTAACCGTTTCATCAGCCGCACACGGAATGAGCGGAAAACCCTATTTAGACGATATCGAGTTGAAAAATCATTACTCCATGTCGAGAGCATACGGATTGTCAAAACTGTATATCATTTGGGTAATGCGTCATTTCGTAACCGAAATGAAAAAAGAAAGAATCAACAATATCACATTCAATTCCGTACACCCTGGATCTGTACGAACAAATCTTGCAAGAGAATCTTCCGCTTCGTTTATGTATCGAATCATAATGTTTCTTTGGCAACCGATGCTGATAAGCCTTACCAAAGGTGCTAAAAGCAGTATCGAAACCGCCATTTCGCCCGAATTAGAAGGCGTTACAGGGAAGTATTTCGGACCAAAAGGCGAAGAAAAACCAAATGAAAAATATTATTCTCTCGAAAATGAACAAAAAATTTGGGATTACTGCAAAAAAGTTACGGAGGATTATATATGA
- a CDS encoding SagB/ThcOx family dehydrogenase, which translates to MKKVFLFLMVIGVPIALIAKGPSTGLEPIKLNQPNLERGKSLMHSLSERHSERNYSDKQLSLQDLSDLLWAANGINRPDGHRTAPSSMNKQDILLYVALPEGTYFYNHKTHILEPVSEGDHRQKIRGNMPALNIILVAAQGERETALMNVGYVAQNIYLVCTALDMATVSCRGSMDSDAFAKACKLKNKQSILLQHPVGYPKE; encoded by the coding sequence ATGAAAAAAGTATTCTTATTCTTAATGGTGATAGGTGTTCCTATTGCGCTAATTGCTAAAGGGCCGTCGACCGGCTTGGAGCCAATCAAACTAAATCAACCTAATTTGGAAAGGGGGAAATCCCTTATGCATTCCCTTTCGGAACGTCATTCGGAAAGAAATTATTCTGACAAACAACTTAGTTTGCAAGATCTTTCCGATTTGCTATGGGCTGCTAACGGCATAAACCGTCCGGATGGACACCGAACTGCGCCGTCGTCTATGAACAAACAAGATATATTGCTTTACGTTGCCTTGCCTGAGGGTACATATTTTTATAATCATAAAACACATATCCTTGAACCTGTTTCAGAGGGGGATCACCGTCAGAAAATACGCGGAAATATGCCTGCATTGAATATAATTCTTGTGGCGGCTCAAGGAGAAAGAGAAACTGCCCTGATGAATGTCGGATATGTAGCACAAAATATCTATTTGGTATGTACAGCTCTGGATATGGCTACCGTGTCATGCAGAGGCAGTATGGATAGCGATGCTTTTGCAAAGGCATGCAAACTTAAAAACAAACAGAGTATATTGTTACAACATCCTGTCGGCTATCCAAAAGAATAA